A genomic stretch from Candidatus Amarolinea dominans includes:
- the ftsZ gene encoding cell division protein FtsZ — protein sequence MSASVARKTQQQGYVENMAQIKVLGIGGGGSNAVNRMIDAGIQGVEFIAVNTDAQALMLSQAPQRLRIGDKLTKGLGSGGSPEIGMKAAEESSEEIQALVKGADMVFITAGIGGGTGTGAAPVIARVAREMGSLTIGVVTKPFSFEGSRRMRAADEGIARLKEHVDTLIVIPNDRLLQVVDKKASIETAFRTADDVLRQGIQGISELITVPGLINLDFADVRAIMSEGGSALMAIGRAKGENRAREAAEQAIHSALLDVSIDGAQGILFNVTGGADLTLFEVNEAAEIMRAGVHPEANIIFGAVIDPTMTDEIRITVIATGFEAAHAQRRPATTAQALRADARQAQPLAPSSTTQAIPFPSRSFSRDKLEEVPAFIRRRAADGK from the coding sequence ATGTCCGCTTCAGTCGCACGTAAGACGCAGCAACAGGGGTATGTCGAGAACATGGCCCAGATCAAAGTTCTGGGCATTGGTGGTGGCGGTTCCAACGCCGTCAATCGGATGATAGACGCCGGGATTCAAGGGGTTGAGTTCATTGCTGTCAACACAGATGCCCAGGCGCTCATGTTGTCGCAGGCGCCGCAGCGCCTGCGGATCGGTGACAAGCTCACCAAGGGCCTCGGTTCGGGCGGAAGCCCTGAAATCGGCATGAAGGCCGCCGAGGAGTCGTCCGAAGAAATTCAGGCCCTCGTCAAGGGCGCGGACATGGTGTTTATCACGGCCGGCATCGGCGGTGGTACCGGCACCGGCGCCGCGCCGGTCATTGCCCGCGTGGCCCGTGAGATGGGCTCGCTGACGATCGGCGTGGTGACCAAACCCTTCTCGTTCGAAGGCTCGCGCCGGATGCGCGCAGCCGATGAGGGCATCGCCCGACTCAAGGAGCACGTGGACACCCTGATTGTGATCCCCAACGACCGGCTGCTGCAGGTTGTGGACAAGAAGGCCTCCATCGAAACCGCGTTCCGCACCGCGGATGATGTGCTACGCCAGGGTATCCAGGGCATTTCTGAGTTGATCACGGTGCCAGGGCTGATCAACCTGGATTTTGCCGATGTGCGCGCGATCATGTCCGAGGGCGGGTCCGCGTTGATGGCGATCGGCCGGGCTAAGGGCGAGAATCGGGCCAGGGAAGCGGCGGAGCAGGCCATTCACAGTGCGTTGCTCGATGTTTCCATTGACGGCGCCCAGGGCATCCTGTTCAACGTGACGGGCGGGGCCGACCTGACCCTGTTCGAGGTCAATGAGGCGGCCGAGATCATGCGTGCCGGGGTGCATCCGGAGGCCAACATCATCTTTGGCGCGGTGATTGACCCGACGATGACCGATGAGATTCGGATCACCGTCATCGCCACCGGCTTCGAGGCGGCTCACGCTCAGCGCCGGCCGGCCACAACGGCCCAGGCTCTGCGCGCTGATGCCCGCCAGGCGCAACCGTTGGCGCCCAGCAGCACCACCCAGGCCATTCCGTTCCCCTCGCGCTCCTTCAGCCGCGACAAGCTGGAGGAGGTGCCGGCGTTCATTCGCCGGCGCGCGGCCGACGGCAAGTAA